From one Dermacentor variabilis isolate Ectoservices chromosome 3, ASM5094787v1, whole genome shotgun sequence genomic stretch:
- the LOC142574456 gene encoding uncharacterized protein LOC142574456: protein MDARTSKSLRLRLQDSRSSWFTLAMCMIMLHTATIGNRSQGALYVGIREHFGASHSEASFPPSLQSSLCLLGGIFTGFLCEVVSLRHMTLGCSLVSSLALMVCYFGVTVSFISFFFGAVHGLAVNGVFIVTSVVVGEYFVRWRATAYAMSSAAKSSHFFTPFVANHIRMYYGTPEIFLLLGALSLNGFVAALLVRMPPWQLRRKDVVPTSSNAGEANEDSLRSVQGDRADVTPAGIDNSVTVDVASTTESLLRERDIPEHQQASGTCRTLDDLENSQGQGLLVEDPRNVSISCVMVQHIVEGRPAISTSKSPAPWCKIIAFLRNLVRFFVKINWKVIATPLFLFDTLAFSIQNYSLANFVLFSLDVTMDCGIDASFAGYLLLAFNVSVVLGCLVIGMVVDRRLLSLNATVILGLSGNAAASEGLVWSLSGGHLLACAVVQGLSCGVMAPMTCPVLIRDFGSESLSLVIGGCHTVMGVALLARPPLVGYFKDILGSYDGIQHIFASLNAFLAIMWTIRLLRSKRTKCTQPSPSSL from the exons ATGGATGCCAGGACCAGCAAGTCTCTACGCCTTCGCCTGCAAGACAGCCGCAGCAGCTGGTTCACGCTGGCAATGTGCATGATCATGCTTCACACTGCGACTATAGGAAACCGTTCACAGGGCGCCCTGTACGTCGGAATACGGGAACACTTCGGTGCCAGCCACAGCGAGGCCTCATTCCCGCCATCACTGCAGTCTTCACTCTGTCTACTCGGAG GAATTTTCACCGGCTTCCTGTGTGAGGTGGTTTCTCTACGGCACATGACTCTGGGCTGCTCGTTGGTCTCGTCTCTGGCCCTCATGGTGTGCTACTTCGGCGTCACCGTGTCCTTCATTTCGTTCTTCTTCGGGGCAGTACATG GGCTGGCAGTCAACGGCGTGTTCATAGTCACATCCGTGGTGGTGGGCGAGTACTTCGTTCGGTGGCGAGCCACAGCGTACGCCATGTCCTCTGCAGCCAAGAGCTCTCACTTTTTTACTCCATTTGTGGCCAACCACATCCGCATGTACTACGGCACGCCCGAGATATTTCTGCTGCTGGGTGCCCTGTCACTCAACGGATTCGTGGCTGCTCTCCTCGTGAGGATGCCGCCGTGGCAACTCAGGCGAAAAGACGTTGTGCCCACGAGCTCCAACGCTGGGGAGGCCAACGAAGACTCCTTAAGAAGCGTTCAAGGTGACAGGGCGGACGTCACACCGGCAGGAATAGACAACTCAGTGACAGTTGATGTTGCGAGTACTACCGAATCCTTACTGCGGGAGCGGGATATTCCGGAACATCAACAAGCGAGTGGGACTTGCCGCACTCTCGATGACCTTGAGAACTCTCAAGGACAGGGTCTACTGGTCGAAGACCCGCGTAACGTCTCCATCTCGTGTGTAATGGTGCAGCACATTGTTGAGGGACGCCCGGCGATCAGCACCTCAAAATCCCCAGCGCCATGGTGCAAAATCATCGCGTTCTTGAGGAATTTGGTCAGGTTTTTCGTTAAAATAAACTGGAAGGTGATTGCGACACCGCTGTTCCTCTTCGACACTTTGGCCTTTTCAATTCAGAACTACTCCCTGGcgaattttgttcttttttccttgGACGTGACGATGGACTGCGGCATAGACGCAAGCTTCGCGGGGTACCTTCTCCTCGCATTCAATGTTAGCGTCGTGCTGGGATGCCTGGTCATTGGCATGGTGGTAGATCGACGCCTGTTGTCTTTGAACGCCACGGTGATACTGGGTCTCTCTGGCAACGCGGCAGCCAGCGAAGGCCTCGTGTGGTCCCTGTCTGGCGGTCACCTTTTAGCGTGCGCCGTCGTTCAGGGCCTGAGCTGTGGCGTGATGGCTCCGATGACGTGTCCCGTTCTCATCCGGGACTTCGGCAGCGAGAGCCTTTCGCTCGTGATCGGCGGATGTCACACGGTGATGGGAGTCGCACTACTCGCCAGACCGCCACTCGTAG GCTACTTTAAGGACATTCTTGGATCGTATGATGGCATTCAGCACATCTTCGCCTCGCTAAATGCTTTTCTAGCAATCATGTGGACGATTAGGCTTCTGCGGTCAAAGCGTACTAAGTGCACGCAACCATCGCCCTCCAGCCTCTGA